Proteins co-encoded in one Desulfitobacterium hafniense DCB-2 genomic window:
- a CDS encoding MBL fold metallo-hydrolase, which produces MKLTVLVDNNTILSNNPHFQDRYFLSEPGLSIFIEADGKKVLFDTGHTGIFLQNSEKMNLDLSDLDYLVLSHGHIDHTGGLKSLIDFYQNQGKTNLKDKPTLIAHPECFLSKIDSPWGEIGCGIPEAEITCHFQLQLSREPLWLTENLVFLGEIERSNDFENLTPLGKVHKNTEGQDDYILDDSALVYKGSKGLIIITGCSHAGICNITKYAQKVCRDERVIDIIGGLHLINPGPIQMEKTKEFLKNVAPQTIRACHCTSLRPKIALAESLNMEEVGTGLQLEYY; this is translated from the coding sequence TTGAAGCTGACAGTTCTGGTAGATAACAACACGATTTTGTCCAATAATCCCCATTTCCAAGACAGGTACTTTCTAAGCGAACCCGGGCTTTCCATCTTTATTGAAGCAGACGGAAAAAAGGTTCTTTTTGATACCGGTCATACCGGTATTTTTCTGCAGAATTCTGAAAAAATGAATCTTGACCTTTCTGACCTTGACTATTTGGTTCTTTCCCATGGGCATATCGATCATACGGGAGGTTTAAAAAGTTTAATTGATTTTTATCAAAATCAAGGAAAAACCAACTTAAAGGATAAACCAACTTTAATCGCCCATCCGGAGTGCTTTTTGTCTAAAATAGACAGTCCCTGGGGTGAAATAGGCTGCGGAATTCCTGAAGCCGAAATAACTTGTCATTTTCAACTGCAACTCAGCAGAGAACCCTTATGGCTTACCGAGAATTTAGTATTTTTAGGAGAGATCGAACGAAGCAATGACTTTGAAAACCTCACCCCCTTGGGGAAAGTCCACAAGAATACCGAAGGTCAGGACGATTATATCCTGGATGATTCAGCCCTCGTCTACAAAGGCAGCAAAGGGTTGATTATTATCACCGGCTGTTCTCATGCAGGAATATGCAATATCACGAAGTATGCGCAAAAAGTCTGCCGGGATGAACGTGTTATTGATATTATAGGTGGGCTTCATTTAATCAATCCGGGTCCTATCCAGATGGAAAAAACCAAAGAATTTCTTAAAAACGTTGCTCCCCAGACCATTCGGGCCTGTCACTGTACCAGCTTGCGGCCCAAAATCGCCTTGGCAGAAAGTTTAAATATGGAAGAAGTCGGGACGGGATTGCAGCTTGAGTATTATTAA
- a CDS encoding FMN-binding protein produces MFFVKKVIVPFLICLTALTMTGCGNSPASGTTAEPTSAAYTGTQEATASGMGEVKVTITFDKGVVTACDVDAANETPDIGQLAAPTLAKAIVEKNAPIVDSVSGATVTSDAVVKAAKACFDAAGIKY; encoded by the coding sequence ATGTTTTTTGTGAAAAAAGTTATTGTTCCGTTTCTTATTTGCTTAACGGCCCTTACGATGACCGGCTGCGGAAACTCCCCGGCCTCCGGCACGACCGCAGAACCTACCAGTGCGGCTTACACCGGAACTCAGGAAGCCACTGCTTCAGGCATGGGCGAAGTGAAGGTTACTATCACCTTTGATAAAGGTGTGGTTACTGCCTGCGATGTGGACGCAGCTAACGAGACGCCTGATATCGGACAGCTCGCCGCGCCTACCCTGGCCAAGGCCATCGTTGAGAAAAATGCTCCCATTGTAGACAGCGTCTCCGGTGCAACCGTGACCTCCGATGCGGTCGTCAAAGCCGCTAAGGCCTGCTTTGATGCGGCCGGCATTAAGTATTAA
- a CDS encoding energy-coupling factor transporter transmembrane component T translates to MNGSPLLRFDPRTKILLILLCVLSTAMAPSLNYVLGLVSLIALLGILGGKGLYALVGLMVYAVLFLLTKAALAGGETTLHTTLIAFLGLFHKVYPCGFLAGIVIATTKVSEFLSAMHRIRAPQSLTIPLAVMLRYLPTIREDWRFIKDAIRLRDVSPSLKGLLTQPVMTVECLYVPLMMSASRAADELSIASVTRGIENPAPRTCLTQIRFGFVDLLTVFCFGVYFATGQFL, encoded by the coding sequence ATGAACGGAAGCCCACTCCTTAGGTTCGATCCCCGGACCAAAATCCTGCTGATTCTGCTCTGTGTCCTCTCTACCGCTATGGCTCCCAGCCTGAACTATGTACTGGGGCTGGTGTCGCTGATTGCTCTCCTGGGGATTTTAGGTGGGAAAGGACTCTACGCCTTGGTCGGGCTGATGGTCTACGCTGTCCTTTTTCTTTTGACAAAAGCCGCCCTTGCCGGCGGGGAGACAACCCTGCATACCACTCTGATCGCCTTTCTGGGCCTCTTCCATAAGGTCTACCCCTGCGGATTTCTGGCGGGGATCGTGATTGCCACCACTAAAGTCAGCGAATTTCTTTCCGCTATGCATCGAATCCGCGCCCCCCAATCCCTGACCATCCCTCTGGCGGTCATGCTGCGCTACCTGCCCACTATCCGGGAGGACTGGCGTTTCATTAAAGACGCCATACGTCTGCGAGATGTGTCCCCTTCCCTCAAAGGGCTCCTCACCCAGCCTGTCATGACGGTAGAATGCCTGTACGTCCCCCTCATGATGTCGGCCTCCCGGGCCGCGGACGAATTGTCCATTGCCTCGGTCACCAGAGGAATTGAGAACCCTGCCCCCCGCACCTGTCTGACCCAGATCCGCTTCGGGTTCGTGGATTTGTTGACGGTGTTCTGCTTTGGGGTTTATTTTGCCACGGGGCAGTTCCTGTAA
- a CDS encoding helix-turn-helix transcriptional regulator, with amino-acid sequence MTDVIEEVYAPILTQNGFVPRPENKRFGAMGLCWELIGEHGAGYYWTYGQRDLFDIKIHDFYFNQDMMIEFRLPACLSITYYESVSGEELSPCRPLSAGCTKAFVGGDAPCRVLIHGGIPVRCIGIEIMPAYYEDYLRRQYPGEYVNPLAAFQTLDQTEHFPEMVRLLDQVKNYRGNGIAAKLFYEGKVAEAVSLVVERHKGHLQSTKLQLADRDRKQIETVTAYINDHYPCELPLEQLAKIACMGTTKLKTSFRIVHDCTITEYIQQRRMSQAQYLLSGTDLTIGQVAQTVGYKSASRFAELFKKNTGLQPGEYRKISG; translated from the coding sequence GTGACCGATGTTATTGAGGAAGTCTATGCCCCCATCCTTACTCAAAACGGATTTGTTCCCAGACCGGAAAATAAGCGTTTCGGTGCAATGGGGTTGTGCTGGGAGCTGATCGGGGAGCATGGCGCCGGATACTACTGGACCTATGGGCAAAGAGATCTGTTTGATATCAAGATCCATGACTTTTATTTTAATCAGGACATGATGATTGAGTTCCGTTTGCCGGCCTGTCTGAGCATTACCTATTATGAGTCGGTTTCGGGTGAGGAGCTGAGCCCTTGTCGTCCCCTGAGCGCCGGATGCACCAAGGCCTTTGTGGGAGGCGACGCTCCTTGCCGGGTGCTGATTCACGGGGGAATCCCCGTTCGCTGCATTGGCATTGAGATTATGCCGGCCTATTATGAGGATTATCTGAGGCGGCAATATCCCGGGGAGTATGTGAATCCTTTGGCGGCCTTTCAAACTCTTGACCAGACCGAGCATTTCCCGGAGATGGTGCGGCTGCTGGATCAGGTGAAAAACTATCGGGGCAATGGTATCGCGGCTAAGCTGTTTTACGAAGGCAAGGTCGCCGAGGCGGTATCCCTGGTGGTAGAGCGGCATAAAGGACATCTTCAGAGCACGAAGCTCCAACTGGCAGACCGTGACAGAAAGCAGATCGAAACCGTAACCGCCTATATCAACGACCACTACCCTTGCGAACTGCCCCTGGAACAGCTCGCCAAAATTGCCTGCATGGGCACGACCAAGCTGAAAACCTCTTTCCGGATCGTTCATGACTGCACCATCACCGAGTACATCCAGCAGCGGCGGATGAGCCAGGCCCAATATCTGCTCTCCGGGACGGATCTTACCATCGGTCAGGTTGCCCAAACCGTGGGGTATAAAAGTGCCAGCCGTTTTGCCGAGCTCTTCAAGAAGAACACGGGTTTGCAGCCTGGTGAGTACCGAAAAATATCAGGCTGA
- a CDS encoding aminoglycoside phosphotransferase family protein gives MKNIRGYETFVKVEPLHKGWSGDQKYYIETAEGRRLLLRIADSSEYSRKKTEFAMMGQVAALGVPMSRPVDFGICDNGRSVYLLLTWCEGEDAEIVLPRLTEQEQYRLGKESGELLKRIHSLPAPEEGEEWSSRFNRKASQKIEKYKACGIKLNGDTEMTGYIENNRHLLAGRPQYYQHGDYHTGNMIVSGENTLSIIDFNRFDFGDPWEEFNRIVWSAAVSPQFATGQLDGYFGGKPPLEFFRLLAFYISSNLLSSIPWAIPFGEEEVVTMKKQAEEVLGWFDDMRNPVPTWYLQDSLMERG, from the coding sequence ATGAAGAATATCAGGGGTTATGAAACCTTTGTCAAAGTAGAGCCGCTCCATAAAGGCTGGTCCGGTGATCAGAAATATTACATAGAAACTGCGGAGGGCAGGAGGCTCCTTCTGCGCATAGCCGATAGCTCGGAATACAGCAGAAAAAAGACCGAGTTTGCCATGATGGGGCAGGTTGCGGCCTTAGGTGTGCCCATGTCCCGACCTGTAGATTTTGGAATATGTGACAATGGCAGGAGTGTGTATTTGCTGCTTACATGGTGTGAAGGCGAGGATGCGGAGATTGTTCTGCCACGATTGACGGAGCAAGAGCAGTATCGGCTGGGAAAAGAGTCCGGTGAACTGCTCAAACGGATTCATTCCCTTCCCGCTCCGGAAGAAGGGGAAGAATGGAGCAGCCGCTTTAACCGCAAGGCCAGCCAGAAAATTGAAAAATATAAGGCTTGCGGGATAAAGCTGAACGGTGACACTGAAATGACTGGATATATCGAAAATAACCGTCATCTCCTTGCCGGCAGACCACAGTACTATCAGCATGGCGATTATCACACAGGCAATATGATCGTCTCAGGAGAGAATACCCTGTCCATCATTGATTTCAACCGCTTTGATTTCGGCGACCCTTGGGAGGAATTCAATCGCATCGTGTGGAGCGCAGCAGTCAGTCCTCAATTCGCCACAGGTCAGCTGGACGGCTATTTTGGCGGGAAACCTCCCCTTGAATTTTTCAGGCTGTTGGCATTTTACATTTCCAGCAACCTGCTCTCCTCAATTCCCTGGGCCATTCCCTTCGGCGAAGAAGAAGTTGTCACAATGAAGAAACAGGCAGAGGAGGTACTAGGCTGGTTTGATGATATGAGGAACCCTGTTCCAACCTGGTACTTGCAGGACTCTTTAATGGAGAGGGGGTAA
- a CDS encoding MptD family putative ECF transporter S component: MANQTYLNKQGLTVKDLVTIGIFTALLWVTMLIGGLPLAPNPVTTFYMPLSAALLGGPVFLLLVAKVPKRGPIALAGILIGIIWFAAGMHWAMDLGYVLGSILGDFLAGTKKYKSVKMNILAYICLSLGCTGSYLCFFADPVTWGSYMLEGGTSASYIDTMNAAAQGWMPYAILLGTVAVAAFSGWVGSRLLKKQFAKAGITA; this comes from the coding sequence ATGGCCAATCAAACTTACCTGAACAAGCAGGGCCTGACCGTTAAGGATCTGGTCACCATCGGCATTTTTACAGCCCTGCTCTGGGTTACCATGCTCATCGGCGGACTGCCTCTGGCTCCCAACCCGGTCACCACATTTTATATGCCTTTGAGTGCTGCACTCTTGGGCGGCCCCGTGTTTCTGCTGCTTGTGGCCAAAGTGCCCAAGCGAGGCCCCATCGCCCTGGCGGGGATATTGATCGGCATCATCTGGTTCGCCGCCGGCATGCACTGGGCCATGGATCTCGGGTATGTCCTGGGCAGCATTCTGGGAGATTTCCTGGCCGGAACGAAGAAGTACAAGAGTGTCAAAATGAATATTCTGGCCTATATCTGCCTGAGCCTTGGCTGCACAGGTTCCTATCTCTGCTTTTTTGCCGACCCGGTCACCTGGGGCAGCTATATGCTGGAGGGCGGCACCTCGGCAAGTTATATCGACACCATGAATGCCGCAGCCCAAGGCTGGATGCCCTACGCAATCCTTCTTGGCACCGTGGCCGTGGCGGCCTTCAGCGGCTGGGTGGGGAGCAGGCTGCTCAAAAAACAATTTGCCAAGGCAGGCATCACGGCATGA
- a CDS encoding lipid II flippase Amj family protein has translation MPFSLGELLVVTLIIHMIDTFAYAVRLNSVKTGQFALSVTLFNLFYLISLVAHTIQAPLIGSLIDSSLSQSIDPLPQLRRLILAATAGTFAGILFMPTFLQFFHRAVFNLERAGSVPAIVREAVKIRSPGRLLHYFTLPSKKMVRNLPFQKIPKELIALNALVTGIYTVGGMSAYYAAILVPEGHRLAAAASAGFLNTSANIIFMLFVDPKSSIITDQALRGNRPYADVKALVVFLMSAKLLGTFLGQLLLVPLAQAIAAFYL, from the coding sequence ATGCCTTTCAGTCTTGGTGAATTATTGGTTGTTACGCTGATCATTCATATGATCGATACCTTTGCCTACGCCGTGCGCCTGAACTCTGTCAAAACCGGCCAGTTTGCTTTATCCGTTACCCTGTTCAACCTCTTTTACCTCATCTCCCTCGTTGCCCATACCATTCAAGCCCCTTTGATCGGCAGCTTGATCGACAGTTCCCTCAGCCAGAGCATAGATCCCCTTCCTCAATTGCGCAGGCTTATCTTGGCGGCCACGGCCGGCACCTTTGCCGGTATCCTTTTTATGCCCACCTTTTTGCAATTCTTCCACCGCGCCGTATTTAATTTGGAGAGAGCGGGTTCTGTTCCTGCCATTGTGCGGGAAGCTGTAAAGATACGCAGCCCGGGCCGGTTGCTGCATTATTTTACTTTGCCGAGCAAAAAAATGGTTCGCAATCTCCCCTTCCAAAAGATCCCCAAAGAACTGATCGCTCTTAACGCTCTGGTTACCGGCATATACACCGTCGGGGGCATGTCGGCCTATTATGCCGCTATCCTTGTTCCGGAAGGACACCGCCTGGCGGCGGCTGCTTCAGCCGGCTTCCTTAACACCTCAGCCAATATCATTTTTATGCTTTTTGTCGATCCTAAGTCTTCGATTATCACCGATCAGGCCTTGCGGGGCAACCGCCCCTATGCCGATGTCAAAGCCCTGGTCGTTTTTTTGATGAGTGCCAAGCTCCTGGGAACATTCCTGGGACAATTGCTGCTGGTTCCGCTGGCCCAGGCGATTGCCGCTTTTTATCTTTAA
- a CDS encoding VanW family protein: MDYRYQTSKPVSRSKLRMILGRIYFTWRRYWQWTFNRSNRYALSSGERELAHSVAVHKTPLYRRLRHVDMWLQENKAINLKLACGKLNKIIVRPGETFSFWRLVGKPTQAKGYQKGMVLTNGSFTAGVGGGLCQLSNLIYWMTLHTSLTIIERWRHTHDVFPDANRTQPFGSGATVVYNYVDLQIRNDTPYEYQLLVRVGDNDLEGEWRCEHPSSRTFQIYESEHLIKQEWWGAYTRHNVIKRKTFDLSGGLLADEFVTENHALMMYEPLLQAGEESDTTPPTTLHDISCDSEFTRYYPKS, from the coding sequence TTGGACTATCGTTATCAAACCAGCAAGCCGGTTTCCCGTTCAAAACTGCGCATGATCTTAGGGAGGATATATTTCACCTGGCGGCGATATTGGCAGTGGACATTTAACCGGTCAAACAGATATGCCTTGAGCTCAGGAGAGAGGGAGCTTGCTCATAGTGTGGCAGTCCATAAAACGCCATTGTACAGGCGTTTGCGCCATGTGGATATGTGGCTGCAGGAAAATAAAGCAATTAACTTGAAGCTGGCCTGTGGAAAACTTAACAAGATCATAGTGAGGCCAGGGGAGACGTTTTCCTTTTGGCGCTTGGTCGGAAAGCCGACGCAAGCTAAAGGCTATCAAAAAGGAATGGTTTTGACAAACGGCTCATTTACGGCGGGTGTAGGTGGCGGTTTGTGCCAGCTCTCCAATCTGATCTATTGGATGACTCTTCATACCTCCTTGACGATCATAGAACGCTGGCGCCACACCCATGACGTTTTTCCCGATGCCAACCGGACTCAGCCCTTCGGCAGCGGTGCAACGGTTGTCTATAATTACGTGGATCTCCAGATCAGAAATGATACTCCCTATGAATATCAACTGCTGGTTAGAGTAGGGGATAATGATTTGGAAGGGGAATGGCGATGTGAGCATCCCAGTTCACGCACCTTCCAAATTTACGAAAGCGAACACTTAATCAAGCAGGAATGGTGGGGCGCTTATACAAGGCACAATGTGATCAAGCGGAAGACGTTTGATCTAAGTGGCGGCTTGCTCGCCGATGAGTTTGTCACAGAGAATCATGCGCTGATGATGTATGAGCCCTTGCTTCAAGCGGGGGAGGAAAGCGATACAACGCCGCCCACGACTCTGCACGATATATCGTGTGACAGTGAATTTACGAGGTATTATCCGAAATCATAG
- a CDS encoding FAD-dependent oxidoreductase: MMKNFSRRDFIKGMSTATVGAGALGLLTACGSTNPPPAGADTPGASQAQAGVPSFMMEPEAIPEDKIDETKTADIIVIGAGVSGLCLACRATELGSSVIVFAASAKHVERGGSNHGIDTKTQQKKGINYKAKDMAHRLKQEFMAAGYNVDQEKWSTWLKHNTESMNWLIDKMENHGAGVTLELGYHDEDYLFDFAPASHNFVFPEGTSEVFKSNPFFGAAFGQALVNDMYQYEILKNGGKIDFETTALYLIRGDKANGKSGRVTAVIAKDSGGRYIKYVGKKAIVMATGDFSQNKEMMEAYCPQALDILAEREIDYNAGFQFGGLYPGDGHKMGLWAGAAWQKAYPNAAMVDNLNGPYSKGISNVCTINLNADGLRYMNEDTLCSYSAWATKQQPGKAAYYIWDSAYAHHYDEWATFGTTLGGDNAWNGPRTKTPEEMLAAWEEGVEKGTYVKADTLEELVTKLEGLNGEQALKTLKKYNEYCEAGYDPDFLKNAKELAPIKTGPFYGMKYTIGFANFLCVTGGLRTNPEMQVCDENDQPIEGLYNIGIMVGDMYANTYNFAICGHNLSSTCNTFPYLLAERLKEA; the protein is encoded by the coding sequence ATGATGAAAAATTTTTCGCGCCGCGACTTTATCAAAGGTATGTCTACAGCAACGGTCGGCGCCGGTGCACTGGGCCTGTTGACTGCCTGCGGCAGCACCAATCCGCCTCCCGCGGGTGCAGACACTCCGGGAGCTTCCCAGGCTCAAGCCGGCGTCCCCTCCTTTATGATGGAGCCGGAGGCCATTCCGGAGGATAAGATAGACGAAACCAAAACCGCCGACATCATTGTGATCGGTGCCGGAGTCTCCGGTCTGTGCCTGGCTTGCCGGGCCACTGAGCTGGGCTCCTCCGTCATCGTCTTTGCTGCCTCCGCCAAACATGTTGAGCGCGGCGGTTCCAACCACGGTATTGATACCAAAACCCAGCAGAAAAAGGGTATCAATTATAAGGCGAAAGATATGGCCCACCGTCTCAAGCAGGAATTCATGGCGGCCGGATACAACGTGGATCAGGAAAAGTGGAGTACCTGGCTGAAGCACAATACCGAATCCATGAACTGGCTGATCGACAAGATGGAAAACCATGGTGCCGGCGTCACTTTGGAGCTTGGCTACCATGACGAGGATTACCTGTTTGACTTTGCTCCCGCTTCCCACAACTTTGTCTTTCCTGAGGGCACAAGCGAGGTCTTCAAGAGCAACCCGTTCTTCGGGGCCGCCTTTGGCCAGGCGCTGGTCAACGATATGTATCAGTACGAGATTCTCAAGAACGGCGGGAAGATTGACTTCGAGACTACCGCGCTGTATCTGATCCGCGGCGACAAGGCCAACGGCAAGAGCGGACGCGTTACTGCCGTAATCGCTAAGGACTCCGGCGGCCGGTATATCAAGTATGTGGGCAAGAAGGCGATTGTCATGGCTACAGGTGATTTTTCTCAAAACAAGGAAATGATGGAGGCCTATTGTCCTCAGGCTCTGGATATTCTGGCCGAGAGGGAAATCGACTACAATGCCGGCTTCCAGTTCGGCGGTCTGTATCCGGGTGACGGGCACAAGATGGGTCTGTGGGCCGGCGCAGCTTGGCAGAAAGCTTATCCCAACGCAGCCATGGTCGATAATCTGAACGGTCCTTACAGCAAGGGGATCAGCAATGTATGCACCATTAACCTCAACGCGGACGGCCTTCGCTATATGAATGAGGATACCTTGTGCTCCTATTCCGCCTGGGCCACCAAGCAGCAGCCCGGAAAAGCTGCCTACTATATCTGGGATTCTGCCTATGCCCACCATTATGACGAGTGGGCAACCTTCGGCACCACTTTGGGCGGAGACAATGCCTGGAACGGTCCGAGAACCAAGACGCCGGAAGAAATGCTGGCCGCTTGGGAAGAAGGAGTCGAGAAGGGCACTTATGTCAAGGCCGATACGCTGGAGGAGCTGGTCACCAAGCTGGAAGGCTTAAACGGCGAGCAGGCCCTGAAAACCCTCAAAAAATACAATGAGTATTGCGAGGCAGGCTACGATCCCGACTTCTTAAAAAATGCCAAAGAACTGGCCCCCATCAAGACCGGTCCCTTTTATGGCATGAAGTATACCATCGGCTTCGCCAATTTCCTGTGCGTGACCGGCGGTTTGCGCACTAATCCGGAAATGCAGGTCTGCGACGAAAACGACCAGCCTATTGAAGGTCTGTACAACATCGGGATCATGGTAGGCGATATGTATGCCAACACCTATAATTTCGCTATTTGCGGTCACAATCTGTCCAGCACCTGCAACACCTTCCCTTATCTGTTGGCTGAGAGACTGAAAGAAGCATAA
- a CDS encoding LysR family transcriptional regulator, giving the protein MIELHQLRYFSRAAETLNFSRAAAELFISRQALTKSIQVLEKELGWKLFKTNNGKISLTPMGEVMQAQCQPVLASYDMMLVQLEHYAPHKMRLLRVGAAVGTILSLPENCIQSFCDAHPDVQLAIEQTSTDNVLQMVHSGEADVGLVGSIPDYLNGFSIQRLVQKGTYVGICPGHPLYGRDSLELRDLKDQPFVTAGANNHLHRFLVQACHNAGFSPAIAFMSSSEDVLLQYALEHKMLFFAFGDWTCQIPDGPLQIVPLKVEKGKSFGTFLVWKNELKPVSEQFLAYLLKTVDTTM; this is encoded by the coding sequence ATGATTGAACTGCATCAGCTCAGGTATTTTTCGCGTGCGGCAGAGACCCTCAATTTTTCGCGGGCAGCCGCAGAACTCTTTATTTCACGGCAGGCACTGACCAAAAGCATTCAAGTACTGGAGAAAGAATTAGGATGGAAGCTATTTAAAACGAACAACGGCAAGATTTCATTGACACCTATGGGGGAGGTCATGCAGGCTCAGTGCCAGCCGGTGTTGGCAAGCTACGACATGATGCTGGTGCAGCTGGAGCACTATGCACCCCACAAAATGCGCCTTCTGCGTGTCGGAGCTGCCGTGGGTACCATTCTTTCCCTGCCGGAAAATTGCATCCAGAGTTTCTGTGATGCACACCCTGATGTGCAATTGGCGATCGAACAGACCTCAACGGACAATGTGCTGCAGATGGTGCACAGCGGTGAAGCAGATGTGGGGCTTGTGGGAAGCATTCCCGACTATCTGAACGGCTTCAGCATACAGCGCCTGGTACAAAAGGGGACCTATGTCGGCATTTGTCCCGGGCATCCGTTGTATGGACGGGACAGCCTGGAGCTCCGGGATTTGAAAGATCAGCCCTTCGTCACTGCCGGAGCGAATAATCATCTGCACCGCTTCCTTGTGCAGGCTTGCCATAATGCGGGATTTTCTCCCGCCATCGCCTTTATGAGCAGCAGTGAGGATGTATTGCTTCAATATGCGCTGGAGCACAAAATGTTATTTTTTGCTTTTGGGGACTGGACTTGCCAGATACCGGACGGCCCCTTGCAAATAGTGCCTCTTAAGGTCGAAAAGGGAAAGAGTTTCGGCACCTTTCTCGTCTGGAAAAATGAGTTGAAACCGGTCTCGGAGCAGTTTCTGGCGTACCTGCTGAAGACTGTGGACACTACTATGTGA
- a CDS encoding ABC transporter ATP-binding protein: protein MIQFENVSFAYAGQTSGNLRELNLTIENGECVLFCGRSGCGKTTVTRLVNGLIPYFFAGKLSGRVVVNGLDIARTPMYQIAGKVGSVFQNPRTQFFNVDTDSEIAFGIENEALPTEELHRRVKGTAEDLRISQLLGRNIFELSGGEKQKIAFASVYAMNPQVYLLDEPSSNLDMKAIRELKDHLQLIKSQGKTVLIAEHRLHYLMDLADRIVYLEEGRVAGIYTPSQLAALPDDARSLMGLRAVDLNRVHPVEKRTLTGSPVLTLQNVDLRYKKHTILENISLQAAGGEIIGVAGHNGAGKTTFSRALCGLHKDCGGSFFWKGKETQPKARRKSAYMVMQDVNYQLFAESVAKECAFGIKNPDHSLIERTLTELGLQGLKERHPNTLSGGQKQRVAVAVSMVCGKEVLVFDEPTSGLDYDSMAQVAELLKKLAQQGKIIFVVTHDVELIGQACSRVLHFDAKGVPQDLAVTRDNEAGLRALFGMAQPQIANKH from the coding sequence GTGATCCAGTTTGAAAATGTTTCTTTTGCCTATGCCGGACAAACCTCCGGGAACCTCAGGGAGTTAAACCTTACCATTGAAAACGGCGAATGTGTGCTGTTCTGCGGCCGCAGCGGCTGCGGAAAAACCACCGTCACCCGGCTGGTCAACGGTCTTATTCCCTACTTCTTCGCCGGGAAGCTGAGCGGACGGGTGGTGGTCAACGGTCTGGACATTGCCCGGACCCCCATGTACCAAATCGCCGGGAAAGTGGGATCCGTCTTCCAAAACCCGCGCACCCAGTTTTTTAACGTGGACACCGACAGCGAAATAGCCTTCGGCATTGAGAACGAAGCTCTGCCAACCGAAGAGCTTCACCGGCGGGTCAAGGGAACGGCAGAGGACCTCCGCATCAGTCAGCTGCTGGGACGGAATATTTTTGAACTGTCCGGCGGCGAGAAGCAAAAAATCGCTTTTGCCTCTGTTTATGCCATGAATCCGCAGGTCTATCTGCTGGATGAACCCTCTTCGAATCTGGACATGAAAGCCATCCGGGAACTTAAGGACCATCTGCAGCTGATCAAGAGCCAGGGAAAAACAGTGCTCATTGCCGAACACCGGCTCCACTATCTTATGGATCTGGCGGATCGGATCGTCTATCTGGAGGAAGGGCGGGTCGCCGGAATCTACACCCCCTCCCAGCTGGCAGCTTTGCCCGATGATGCGCGCTCCCTCATGGGCCTGCGGGCCGTGGACCTCAATAGGGTCCATCCTGTGGAGAAGCGCACCCTTACCGGCTCCCCTGTCCTGACCCTGCAGAATGTAGATTTGCGCTATAAAAAGCACACCATTCTTGAGAATATCTCCCTGCAGGCTGCCGGCGGCGAAATCATCGGTGTGGCCGGGCATAACGGGGCGGGAAAAACCACTTTCTCCAGAGCCCTCTGCGGCCTGCACAAGGACTGCGGGGGCAGCTTTTTTTGGAAAGGCAAGGAAACTCAGCCTAAAGCCAGGCGAAAAAGCGCCTATATGGTCATGCAGGATGTGAATTATCAGCTTTTTGCTGAGAGCGTGGCCAAAGAGTGCGCCTTCGGCATCAAAAATCCGGATCACTCTCTGATCGAGAGGACTCTCACAGAGCTTGGCCTGCAAGGACTGAAGGAGCGTCATCCCAACACCCTCTCCGGCGGACAGAAACAGCGCGTCGCCGTAGCGGTCAGCATGGTATGCGGCAAAGAGGTGCTGGTCTTCGACGAGCCCACCAGCGGCCTCGACTATGACAGCATGGCCCAGGTGGCGGAACTCCTGAAAAAGCTGGCCCAGCAGGGCAAAATCATCTTTGTGGTGACCCATGATGTCGAATTGATTGGCCAGGCTTGCTCCCGGGTCCTCCATTTCGACGCGAAGGGAGTGCCGCAAGATCTGGCGGTAACCCGTGATAACGAGGCTGGACTCCGGGCTTTGTTCGGGATGGCCCAGCCTCAAATTGCAAACAAGCACTGA